The proteins below come from a single Stomoxys calcitrans chromosome 1, idStoCalc2.1, whole genome shotgun sequence genomic window:
- the LOC131997581 gene encoding uncharacterized protein LOC131997581, translating to MDELQSMNITVKFIVKYVDDLFAVINKKDETTIMKLMNAYHNKLKFTIEKETRAELPFLDMKIIRNGNTLITNWYAKPTASGRMINYNSTQPHSTKINTAKNFIHKVLLLSDERFKADNINKIQQILKQNNYPMALINNLIRDVTNGSKRPHEEKASTTKKFYSVPYIPKLTDRASLGNIILDENSTTAYKSNKTLNQIFRKKGTTTKTDKLKLSNVVYEITCDGDQQEKCNKKYVGTTRRTLGTRLAEHEADIRKGRQSTALAQHIKESGHAANFKTVRVLDREKIENKRYTLESLRIQQILKESINTKEDKDNTKLQYSIAIT from the coding sequence ATGGACGAACTGCAGAGTATGAACATAACGGTAAAATTTATAGTGAAGTATGTAGACGACCTGTTCGCGGTGATAAACAAAAAAGATGAAACAAcgataatgaaattaatgaacgcgtatcacaacaaattaaaatttacgaTAGAAAAGGAAACTCGTGCAGAGTTACCGTTCCTGGATATGAAGATAATAAGAAATGGAAATACGTTAATAACAAACTGGTACGCGAAACCAACAGCATCGGGAAGAATGATTAATTATAACTCTACGCAACCACACAGCACGAAAATTAATACGGCCAAGAACTTCATCCACAAAGTTCTACTGTTAAGCGATGAACGTTTCAAAGCAgacaacataaataaaatacaacaaattttaaaacagaaCAATTATCCAATggcattaataaataatttaattcgcGACGTCACCAACGGATCCAAACGACCCCATGAAGAAAAAGCATCAAcgacgaaaaaattttacagtGTACCGTACATCCCTAAGCTTACCGACCGCGCATCTTTGGGAAATATCATACTTGACGAAAACTCAACAACAGCATATAAATCAAACAAAACTCTAAACcaaatattcaggaaaaaaggaacaacaaccaaaacagaCAAACTCAAACTAAGCAACGTCGTATACGAAATTACGTGTGATGGAGATCAACaagaaaaatgcaacaaaaaatatGTGGGAACCACCAGACGCACACTAGGCACTAGGTTGGCTGAGCACGAAGCCGACATAAGAAAAGGGAGACAATCGACAGCACTAGCACAACATATAAAAGAGAGCGGACATGCGGCAAACTTTAAGACAGTAAGAGTACTTGACAGAGAGAAAATAGAGAACAAGCGATACACATTAGAgagcctacggattcaacaaataCTTAAAGAGTCGATAAACACCAAAGAAGACAAAGACAACACTAAGCTGCAGTATTCCATTGCAATAACTTGA